One genomic region from Phragmites australis chromosome 1, lpPhrAust1.1, whole genome shotgun sequence encodes:
- the LOC133888130 gene encoding uncharacterized protein LOC133888130 — protein MAAHSCCGVASSAAPATRRVKLRRPSAASKATKTKKTAAKPVTSRKRVVIRRKMEALRRLVPICGDDSNGARERADDRLDELLLHAAGYIRRLQMQVRMMQVMVHALNNPED, from the coding sequence ATGGCAGCTCACAGTTGCTGCGGCGTCGCTTCAAGCGCTGCACCGGCGACAAGGCGGGTGAAATTAAGAAGGCCGTCGGCGGCATCGAAGGCGACAAAGACAAAGAAGACCGCCGCCAAGCCGGTGACATCAAGGAAGCGCGTGGTGATCAGGAGGAAGATGGAAGCGCTGAGGAGGCTCGTGCCGATCTGCGGAGACGACAGCAACGGCGCCCGTGAGCGGGCGGATGACCGACTGGACGAGCTCCTCCTGCACGCGGCCGGCTACATCCGGCGCCTCCAGATGCAGGTCAGGATGATGCAGGTCATGGTCCATGCGCTGAATAACCCGGAGGATTGA